In Populus alba chromosome 1, ASM523922v2, whole genome shotgun sequence, a single window of DNA contains:
- the LOC118032909 gene encoding probable anion transporter 4, chloroplastic isoform X2 has translation MGWGVALWSLATFLTPWAADTSLWALLATRAMLGIAEGVALPCMNNMIARWFPQTERARAVGIAMAGFQFGNAIGLMLSPILMSKGGIFGPFVIFGLSGFLWVLVWLSAISSTPDRSSQISKYELEYILKKGWKSFPMENKPKTNRIIPPFRRLLSKMPTWSLIIANAMHSWGFFVILSWMPIYFNTIYHVDLKQAAWFSAVPWSVMGFMGYFGGMWSDMLIRSGISVTLTRKIMQSIGFFGPGIALIGLTTARNPFLASAWLTIAVGLKSFSHSGFLVNLQEIAPSYSGVLHGISNTAGTLAAIVGTVGAGFFVELVGSFRGFLLLTSLLYFLAALFYNIFSTGERVNFDETAP, from the exons ATGGGATGGGGTGTTGCTTTGTGGTCATTAGCTACATTTCTTACTCCATGGGCAGCAGATACTTCGTTATGGGCTCTACTTGCTACACGAGCGATGCTTGGCATTGCTGAAGGTGTGGCTCTTCCTTGTATGAACAACATGATAGCAAG atGGTTCCCACAGACAGAACGAGCCAGGGCTGTTGGGATTGCAATGGCTGGATTTCAATTTGGAAATGCAATAGGACTCATGCTATCTCCAATCCTAATGTCAAAAGGTGGAATATTTGGGCCGTTTGTGATTTTTGGACTATCTGGATTCCTGTgggttttggtttggttatcTGCAATATCAAGTACTCCTGACCGCAGTTCCCAGATATCAAAATATGAATTGGAGTACATATTAAAGAAGGGGTGGAAATCATTTCCCATGGAGAATAAGCCTAAGACAAACAGAATAATCCCTCCTTTCAGGCGCTTGCTCTCGAAGATGCCAACTTGGTCCCTAATTATTGCCAATGCAATGCATAGCTGG GGATTTTTTGTTATTCTCTCCTGGATGCCCATTTATTTTAACACA ATATATCACGTTGACCTCAAACAAGCAGCATGGTTTAGTGCCGTTCCATGGAGTGTGATGGGATTTATGGGATACTTTGGTGGTATGTGGTCAGACATGTTGATACGCAGTGGTATCAGTGTTACTTTGACTCGAAAAATCATGCAG TCAATTGGCTTTTTTGGTCCTGGGATTGCTCTTATTGGTTTGACAACCGCTAGAAATCCATTTCTTGCATCTGCTTGGCTAACTATAGCTGTTGGACTGAAGTCTTTTAGTCATTCAGGTTTTCTCGTGAATCTTCAG GAGATCGCTCCAAGTTATTCTGGTGTTTTACATG GAATATCAAATACTGCTGGAACATTAGCAGCCATTGTGGGAACAGTTGGAGCTGGTTTCTTTGTTGAACTAGTGGGTTCTTTCCGTGGATTTCTGTTGCTCACATCACTCTTATATTTTCTCGCTGCTCTTTTCTACAACATCTTCTCCACTGGAGAGAGAGTAAATTTCGATGAAACTG CTCCCTGA
- the LOC118032909 gene encoding probable anion transporter 4, chloroplastic isoform X1: protein MNSSLPLRQPIRTHSPIPLQNHKSARFKLQPSRFVNSSNQNCSRTVSFSPSSIPIQPRFNGSVESRTVPSLRVRVSSNDAQFGSSNEDCEPKAPSFREFITSERIKVVSMLALALALCNADRVVMSVAIVPLSLAHGWSRSFSGVVQSSFLWGYLISPIAGGTLVDYYGGKVVMGWGVALWSLATFLTPWAADTSLWALLATRAMLGIAEGVALPCMNNMIARWFPQTERARAVGIAMAGFQFGNAIGLMLSPILMSKGGIFGPFVIFGLSGFLWVLVWLSAISSTPDRSSQISKYELEYILKKGWKSFPMENKPKTNRIIPPFRRLLSKMPTWSLIIANAMHSWGFFVILSWMPIYFNTIYHVDLKQAAWFSAVPWSVMGFMGYFGGMWSDMLIRSGISVTLTRKIMQSIGFFGPGIALIGLTTARNPFLASAWLTIAVGLKSFSHSGFLVNLQEIAPSYSGVLHGISNTAGTLAAIVGTVGAGFFVELVGSFRGFLLLTSLLYFLAALFYNIFSTGERVNFDETAP from the exons ATGAACTCTTCGCTCCCTCTCAGACAGCCAATTCGCACTCACTCTCCAATTCCACTTCAAAATCATAAATCCGCGCGTTTCAAGCTCCAACCCTCTCGTTTCGTTAACTCCTCAAACCAAAACTGCTCTAGAACCGTTTCATTTTCACCGAGTTCGATCCCAATTCAACCACGATTCAATGGCTCAGTCGAATCTCGTACAGTCCCGTCCTTGCGAGTTAGGGTTTCGTCGAACGACGCACAGTTCGGTTCGTCAAACGAAGATTGCGAGCCGAAGGCGCCGAGTTTTAGAGAGTTTATAACATCAGAGAGGATTAAAGTGGTGTCGATGCTTGCTCTGGCACTGGCTCTATGTAATGCTGATCGTGTGGTCATGTCGGTGGCGATTGTACCTTTGTCTCTTGCTCATGGTTGGAGCCGATCCTTCTCTGGTGTTGttcag TCATCTTTCCTGTGGGGATACCTAATTTCACCTATAGCGGGAGGGACGCTAGTGGATTATTATGGTGGTAAGGTGGTGATGGGATGGGGTGTTGCTTTGTGGTCATTAGCTACATTTCTTACTCCATGGGCAGCAGATACTTCGTTATGGGCTCTACTTGCTACACGAGCGATGCTTGGCATTGCTGAAGGTGTGGCTCTTCCTTGTATGAACAACATGATAGCAAG atGGTTCCCACAGACAGAACGAGCCAGGGCTGTTGGGATTGCAATGGCTGGATTTCAATTTGGAAATGCAATAGGACTCATGCTATCTCCAATCCTAATGTCAAAAGGTGGAATATTTGGGCCGTTTGTGATTTTTGGACTATCTGGATTCCTGTgggttttggtttggttatcTGCAATATCAAGTACTCCTGACCGCAGTTCCCAGATATCAAAATATGAATTGGAGTACATATTAAAGAAGGGGTGGAAATCATTTCCCATGGAGAATAAGCCTAAGACAAACAGAATAATCCCTCCTTTCAGGCGCTTGCTCTCGAAGATGCCAACTTGGTCCCTAATTATTGCCAATGCAATGCATAGCTGG GGATTTTTTGTTATTCTCTCCTGGATGCCCATTTATTTTAACACA ATATATCACGTTGACCTCAAACAAGCAGCATGGTTTAGTGCCGTTCCATGGAGTGTGATGGGATTTATGGGATACTTTGGTGGTATGTGGTCAGACATGTTGATACGCAGTGGTATCAGTGTTACTTTGACTCGAAAAATCATGCAG TCAATTGGCTTTTTTGGTCCTGGGATTGCTCTTATTGGTTTGACAACCGCTAGAAATCCATTTCTTGCATCTGCTTGGCTAACTATAGCTGTTGGACTGAAGTCTTTTAGTCATTCAGGTTTTCTCGTGAATCTTCAG GAGATCGCTCCAAGTTATTCTGGTGTTTTACATG GAATATCAAATACTGCTGGAACATTAGCAGCCATTGTGGGAACAGTTGGAGCTGGTTTCTTTGTTGAACTAGTGGGTTCTTTCCGTGGATTTCTGTTGCTCACATCACTCTTATATTTTCTCGCTGCTCTTTTCTACAACATCTTCTCCACTGGAGAGAGAGTAAATTTCGATGAAACTG CTCCCTGA